The genomic DNA CGAAATGGCTTGGGTGAGATGCTGACTGGTGTTCTGGGTGCCCAGTGCCCGACCACTCCAGAACGGTCCGGCGATCTCGGCGATGGCGGTGAACGCCAAGCCGTTGTCGGACACGGTGACCGCCGACGCCAGCAGCATGAACCCGATGCTCACCGGCGAGTTCAGCCAATCGGTCAGCGCCAGCAGTCCCATGGTCACCGCGGCCGCCACCGAGATCGCCCGGATGGGTTTCAGGCGCGCGCCCACCCGGTCCGACCAGTACCCGGCCACCACCCTGGCGCCGGCTCCGAGCAGTTGGGCGGCACCGACCAGCAGACCCGCCGCGGTGGGGGACCACCCGCGGTCGGCGATCAACCACACCAGCGTGAAAGTCCACACCAGCGCCTGGGGGATGACCAACAGCACCGACACCAGATGGATCCGGGTCAGGGCCGAGGATCCGCGGTAGGGATTGCTGAGGTCTGCGGCCGGGGCGTCGGCACGCGGTGGCCGTGGCGGGTCGAGGACGCCGATCCCGCAGATGACCGCGGAGATCGCACACACCGTGGCGGGGAACAGCAGGGCGGTCGAGATGCCCTCGCCCGCAGCCAGTGACGGGATCACCAACGCCCCCAGTCCGGCGCCCAGCGGCACCGCGGTCTGGCGGATGCCCATCACCAGCCCGCGCTGGTGTGGAGGGAACCAGCCGACCACCAGGCGGCCGCTGGCGGCGTTCGAACTGGCCGCGGCCATCCCGCCCAGGAACAGCAGCACCCCGACCGCCAGGAGCGAATCCACCGTCGCCGCGCCGAATGCGGCGGCGGCGGTCAGCGCCGCGCCGGCGGTCAACACGATCCGTTCCCCGAGGCGATCCACCGCGTAGCCCCACAGGATCAGCGTGGTGACCATGCCGAAACTCGGCAGCGACGCAACCAGCCCGGCGGCGGCCAGATCGAGCCCGCGTTCGGCGTGCAGGGTCGGGATCATGAAGGCGATCCCGTTGATGAAGACGTTGGTGAACAGCGTGGACAGCAGAGCGAGCACCAACATCGACCAGCGGCGTGCGGTACCGATCGAGTACGGGGGCATACCGCCATGCTGCCACCGCCATCCCAATATGCTGAACTTCTGTCTCGCAATGTGAGAACCACTACGCTGCTGCCATGCGCTTGGGTCGGATCGCCAGCCCCGATGGGGTTGCTTTTGTGAGCATCGAGGGAGACGTCGGAGACGGCTCGTCACCAGGGGATGCGGTGGTGCGCGAAATCGCCGAACACCCCTTCGGATCACCGACCTTCACCGGCCGGACCTGGCCGCTGGCCGATGTCCGGCTGCTGGCGCCGATCCTGGCCAGCAAGGTGGTGGCGATGGGCAAGAACTATGCGGCCCACGCGTTGGAGATGGGCGGCGAGGCACCCGAGGATCCGGTGATCTTCCTCAAACCCAACACGTCGATCGTCGGTCCGAACGCGCCGATCATGCTGCCCACCGATGCTTTTCCCGTGCATCACGAAGGCGAGCTCGCCATTGTGATCGGCCGGCCGTGCAAGGACGTGCCCGCGGCCAGGGCGGCCGAGAACATCCTCGGCTACACCATTGCCAACGACGTCTCGGCCCGCGATCAGCAGCAGCAGGACGGGCAGTGGATGCGGGCCAAGAGCCACGACACCTTCTGTCCGGTGGGTCCGTGGATCGTGACCGATCTCGACCCGTCCGACCTCGAGCTGGAAACCTCCGTCACCCGGGACGGGACGACAGAGGTGCGTCAGCGCAGCCGGACCTCGCTGATGATCCATGACATCGGCGCCATCGTGGAATGGGTCTCGGCGGTGATGACCCTGCTGCCGGGTGACCTGATCCTCACCGGCACTCCCGAGGGGGTGGGACCGATCGAGCACGGCGACACCGTGAACGTCACCATCGGCGGCATCGGGACGCTGTCCAACCCCGTACTGCGAAAAGGCAAGTGATGACGAGAGTGCGAGTCCGGTTCTGTCCGTCGCCGACCGGTACGCCCCACGTGGGTCTGGTGCGCACTGCGCTGTTCAACTGGGCGTATGCGCGACACACCGGTGGCGACTTCGTTTTCCGGATCGAAGACACCGATGCCGCCCGCGACAGTGACGAGAGTTATGCCGCG from Mycolicibacterium tokaiense includes the following:
- a CDS encoding fumarylacetoacetate hydrolase family protein — protein: MRLGRIASPDGVAFVSIEGDVGDGSSPGDAVVREIAEHPFGSPTFTGRTWPLADVRLLAPILASKVVAMGKNYAAHALEMGGEAPEDPVIFLKPNTSIVGPNAPIMLPTDAFPVHHEGELAIVIGRPCKDVPAARAAENILGYTIANDVSARDQQQQDGQWMRAKSHDTFCPVGPWIVTDLDPSDLELETSVTRDGTTEVRQRSRTSLMIHDIGAIVEWVSAVMTLLPGDLILTGTPEGVGPIEHGDTVNVTIGGIGTLSNPVLRKGK
- a CDS encoding MFS transporter encodes the protein MPPYSIGTARRWSMLVLALLSTLFTNVFINGIAFMIPTLHAERGLDLAAAGLVASLPSFGMVTTLILWGYAVDRLGERIVLTAGAALTAAAAFGAATVDSLLAVGVLLFLGGMAAASSNAASGRLVVGWFPPHQRGLVMGIRQTAVPLGAGLGALVIPSLAAGEGISTALLFPATVCAISAVICGIGVLDPPRPPRADAPAADLSNPYRGSSALTRIHLVSVLLVIPQALVWTFTLVWLIADRGWSPTAAGLLVGAAQLLGAGARVVAGYWSDRVGARLKPIRAISVAAAVTMGLLALTDWLNSPVSIGFMLLASAVTVSDNGLAFTAIAEIAGPFWSGRALGTQNTSQHLTQAISAPLFGGLIGIAGYPAAFAVCALFPLLAVPLVPVDADPLHTEPA